The Castanea sativa cultivar Marrone di Chiusa Pesio chromosome 11, ASM4071231v1 genome contains a region encoding:
- the LOC142617385 gene encoding uncharacterized protein LOC142617385: MAAAAAASSSPVETTASTPPPIPSSPPTAVPLPLPLPLPAPPAAQIQAQPQTPTQTPIQAQPQAQPQPTAASRRLPPPCWSHDETVALIDSYREKWYSLRRGNLKATHWQEVADSVARRCSAASPPKTAVQCRHKMEKLRKRYRTELQRARSMPVSRFISSWVHFKRMDAMEKGPSAKPRVNDSDSDENDNNNDEGLDVENDEEEDQDLYEEFKNGGSNMRHMSKFYRNNGIGGSGGGGGGGGGGGGGGGSGGGSGFRIRIPSGVSVAHLGSKFYPKVEPKFNSNPNPSSSSGVSFGARVLRECNTAVRSGLGKRERERDPVAEMVSAIKVLGDGFVRVEQMKMEMAREIEGMRMEMEMKRTEMILESQQRIVEAFAKAVSEKKKKPKRIPSPES; encoded by the coding sequence AtggctgctgctgctgctgcttccTCTTCTCCCGTCGAGACCACCGCCTCCACCCCACCGCCGATCCCCTCCAGCCCACCCACCGCCGTGCCTCTCCCTCTCCCGCTCCCTCTTCCCGCTCCGCCCGCGGCCCAGATCCAGGCCCAGCCCCAGACCCCCACCCAGACTCCGATCCAGGCCCAGCCCCAGGCCCAACCCCAGCCCACCGCCGCCTCGCGCCGCCTGCCTCCGCCGTGCTGGTCTCACGACGAGACCGTCGCGCTGATCGACTCTTATCGCGAGAAATGGTACTCGCTCCGGCGCGGGAATCTGAAGGCGACTCACTGGCAGGAGGTGGCGGATTCGGTCGCTCGTCGCTGCTCCGCCGCGTCTCCTCCCAAGACCGCCGTGCAGTGCCGTCACAAGATGGAGAAGCTGCGGAAGCGGTACCGCACGGAGCTGCAGAGAGCGAGATCCATGCCCGTTTCGAGGTTTATCTCCTCCTGGGTCCATTTCAAGCGCATGGACGCCATGGAGAAAGGTCCTTCGGCTAAGCCTCGAGTCAACGACTCCGACAGCGACGAAAACGACAATAACAACGACGAAGGCCTCGACGTTGAGAACGACGAAGAGGAAGATCAGGATTTGTACGAAGAGTTCAAGAATGGAGGGTCGAACATGAGGCACATGAGTAAATTTTACAGGAATAATGGAATTGGTGGAAGTGGCGGCGGAGGCGgaggcggtggtggtggtggtggcggtggtggtagtggtggagGAAGTGGGTTTCGGATTCGGATTCCGAGTGGTGTGAGCGTAGCGCATCTTGGATCGAAGTTTTATCCGAAAGTTGAGCCGAAATTCAAttcaaaccctaaccctagctCTAGCTCTGGTGTGAGCTTTGGGGCTAGGGTTTTGAGGGAGTGTAACACGGCGGTGAGGTCGGGTttggggaagagagagagggagagggaccCCGTGGCCGAGATGGTTTCGGCTATAAAAGTATTGGGAGATGGGTTTGTGAGAGTGGAGCAGATGAAGATGGAGATGGCTAGGGAGATTGAAGGGATGaggatggagatggagatgaaGCGGACCGAGATGATTCTCGAGTCCCAGCAGAGGATTGTTGAGGCCTTTGCCAAGGCGGTAtcggagaagaagaagaagcccaaGAGAATTCCCTCACCGGAGTCTTAG